Proteins found in one Misgurnus anguillicaudatus chromosome 3, ASM2758022v2, whole genome shotgun sequence genomic segment:
- the LOC129445054 gene encoding zona pellucida sperm-binding protein 3 isoform X1, which produces MGRISVFTDLILLLSYTLLCNSEPVNLGEPYQKAIFRHPMPVPGPAQNVQASFQNLIESRRPASWRAAQGSLPQEFIPMQVQSQRTNYAPMPLAPNRPLQSQLNFGLSKPEAPLQTQQGFQKPMPGPVLQPVVRDEVVIQSGFEVKMPANTVEVYCGEDSVKVQAQQDFLGNHQFIDPSDLTLGGCPFVGFDDHARIVVFESALQGCGSTLTMTEDSLVYSFILMYSPSPVPDTPIVKSNEAMVDIHCIYPRKHNVSSNALRPTWIPHAEMKAGEDRLQFSLKLMTDDWRNERPSSTYFLGNSINVEASVVRANHVPLRVFVESCAATLGPSGNADTVYTFIENSGCMIDAKLTGSSSTFMPRIQDNKLQFQIEAFRFQQDPSRSIYITCHLKATSTSSANDLMHKACSYVTGTNSWVAVNGDDHLCDCCESSCAIRKGRSVNSEGDFSLEDEATVGPIFIEETRPDEKHLLPIGESFRPSLKDPEFSIELLLVTGLVVVVGVLSAVILGTLFYQKHLKRLTVICE; this is translated from the exons ATGGGAAGAATTTCAGTGTTCactgatttaattttattgctATCATACACATTATTGTGTAACTCTGAACCAGTAAATCTTGGGGAACCATATCAAAAAGCCATCTTTAGACATCCAATGCCAGTCCCAGGGCCCGCACAAAATGTACAAGCCTCATTTCAAAACCTCATTGAATCCAGAAGACCTGCTTCTTGGAGGGCCGCCCAGGGCTCTCTGCCGCAAGAGTTTATACCAATGCAAGTGCAATCGCAAAGAACCAACTACGCACCCATGCCTCTAGCTCCCAACAGGCCTTTGCAGAGCCAATTGAATTTTGGACTGAGTAAACCTGAAGCTCCTTTACAAACTCAACAAGGCTTCCAGAAGCCCATGCCAGGTCCTGTTCTCCAGCCCGTGGTGAGGGATGAGGTGGTGATACAATCAGGATTTGAAGTGAAGATGCCGGCAAACACTGTGGAGGTTTATTGTGGAGAGGACTCGGTCAAAGTTCAAGCCCAGCAGGATTTCTTAGGGAACCATCAGTTCATCGACCCATCAGATCTGACGCTTGGTGGTTGTCCTTTTGTTGGATTTGATGACCATGCGAGAATCGTTGTCTTTGAATCTGCACTGCAAGGATGTGGGAGCACACTTACG ATGACTGAGGATTCACTTGTCTATTCTTTCATTTTGATGTATTCGCCTTCACCCGTTCCTGACACGCCTATTGTGAAGTCCAATGAAGCCATGGTTGACATTCATTGCATTTACCCAAG GAAACACAATGTGAGTAGCAATGCTTTGAGGCCTACCTGGATTCCTCATGCTGAGATGAAAGCTGGAGAGGACAGATTACAGTTTTCATTAAAACTCATGACTG aTGACTGGAGAAATGAACGACCCTCTAGTACGTACTTTCTGGGAAATTCCATAAACGTGGAAGCGTCAGTGGTCCGTGCGAATCACGTACCCCTTCGGGTTTTTGTGGAAAGCTGTGCGGCAACTTTGGGTCCCAGTGGGAACGCAGACACAGTTTACACATTCATTGAGAACAGTGG GTGCATGATTGATGCCAAGCTGACTGGTTCCAGCTCCACATTCATGCCCAGGATTCAGGACAACAAATTACAGTTTCAGATCGAGGCGTTCAGATTTCAGCAAGACCCCAGTAGATCA ATCTACATAACTTGCCATTTGAAAGCTACATCAACATCCAGCGCCAACGATTTAATGCATAAGGCCTGCTCGTATGTAACCGGAACTAACAG CTGGGTTGCTGTAAATGGCGACGATCatttgtgtgactgttgcgAGTCCAGCTGTGCTATAAGAAAGGGAAGAAGTGTCAACTCTGAAG GAGATTTCTCATTGGAAGATGAAGCTACCGTGGGACCAATATTTATAGAGGAAACACGACCAGATGAGAAGCATTTACTTCCAATTGGAGAATCTTTTCGGCCTTCTTTAAAAGATCCAG AGTTTTCCATTGAGCTGCTGCTTGTGACTGGTTTGGTGGTTGTGGTTGGAGTTTTGTCTGCCGTTATCCTCGGAACGTTGTTTTATCAAAAGCATCTGAAACGTCTTACTGTAATATGTGAATGA
- the LOC129445054 gene encoding zona pellucida sperm-binding protein 3 isoform X2 — MGRISVFTDLILLLSYTLLCNSEPVNLGEPYQKAIFRHPMPVPGPAQNVQASFQNLIESRRPASWRAAQGSLPQEFIPMQVQSQRTNYAPMPLAPNRPLQSQLNFGLSKPEAPLQTQQGFQKPMPGPVLQPVVRDEVVIQSGFEVKMPANTVEVYCGEDSVKVQAQQDFLGNHQFIDPSDLTLGGCPFVGFDDHARIVVFESALQGCGSTLTMTEDSLVYSFILMYSPSPVPDTPIVKSNEAMVDIHCIYPRKHNVSSNALRPTWIPHAEMKAGEDRLQFSLKLMTDDWRNERPSSTYFLGNSINVEASVVRANHVPLRVFVESCAATLGPSGNADTVYTFIENSGCMIDAKLTGSSSTFMPRIQDNKLQFQIEAFRFQQDPSRSIYITCHLKATSTSSANDLMHKACSYVTGTNSWVAVNGDDHLCDCCESSCAIRKGRSVNSEDFSLEDEATVGPIFIEETRPDEKHLLPIGESFRPSLKDPEFSIELLLVTGLVVVVGVLSAVILGTLFYQKHLKRLTVICE; from the exons ATGGGAAGAATTTCAGTGTTCactgatttaattttattgctATCATACACATTATTGTGTAACTCTGAACCAGTAAATCTTGGGGAACCATATCAAAAAGCCATCTTTAGACATCCAATGCCAGTCCCAGGGCCCGCACAAAATGTACAAGCCTCATTTCAAAACCTCATTGAATCCAGAAGACCTGCTTCTTGGAGGGCCGCCCAGGGCTCTCTGCCGCAAGAGTTTATACCAATGCAAGTGCAATCGCAAAGAACCAACTACGCACCCATGCCTCTAGCTCCCAACAGGCCTTTGCAGAGCCAATTGAATTTTGGACTGAGTAAACCTGAAGCTCCTTTACAAACTCAACAAGGCTTCCAGAAGCCCATGCCAGGTCCTGTTCTCCAGCCCGTGGTGAGGGATGAGGTGGTGATACAATCAGGATTTGAAGTGAAGATGCCGGCAAACACTGTGGAGGTTTATTGTGGAGAGGACTCGGTCAAAGTTCAAGCCCAGCAGGATTTCTTAGGGAACCATCAGTTCATCGACCCATCAGATCTGACGCTTGGTGGTTGTCCTTTTGTTGGATTTGATGACCATGCGAGAATCGTTGTCTTTGAATCTGCACTGCAAGGATGTGGGAGCACACTTACG ATGACTGAGGATTCACTTGTCTATTCTTTCATTTTGATGTATTCGCCTTCACCCGTTCCTGACACGCCTATTGTGAAGTCCAATGAAGCCATGGTTGACATTCATTGCATTTACCCAAG GAAACACAATGTGAGTAGCAATGCTTTGAGGCCTACCTGGATTCCTCATGCTGAGATGAAAGCTGGAGAGGACAGATTACAGTTTTCATTAAAACTCATGACTG aTGACTGGAGAAATGAACGACCCTCTAGTACGTACTTTCTGGGAAATTCCATAAACGTGGAAGCGTCAGTGGTCCGTGCGAATCACGTACCCCTTCGGGTTTTTGTGGAAAGCTGTGCGGCAACTTTGGGTCCCAGTGGGAACGCAGACACAGTTTACACATTCATTGAGAACAGTGG GTGCATGATTGATGCCAAGCTGACTGGTTCCAGCTCCACATTCATGCCCAGGATTCAGGACAACAAATTACAGTTTCAGATCGAGGCGTTCAGATTTCAGCAAGACCCCAGTAGATCA ATCTACATAACTTGCCATTTGAAAGCTACATCAACATCCAGCGCCAACGATTTAATGCATAAGGCCTGCTCGTATGTAACCGGAACTAACAG CTGGGTTGCTGTAAATGGCGACGATCatttgtgtgactgttgcgAGTCCAGCTGTGCTATAAGAAAGGGAAGAAGTGTCAACTCTGAAG ATTTCTCATTGGAAGATGAAGCTACCGTGGGACCAATATTTATAGAGGAAACACGACCAGATGAGAAGCATTTACTTCCAATTGGAGAATCTTTTCGGCCTTCTTTAAAAGATCCAG AGTTTTCCATTGAGCTGCTGCTTGTGACTGGTTTGGTGGTTGTGGTTGGAGTTTTGTCTGCCGTTATCCTCGGAACGTTGTTTTATCAAAAGCATCTGAAACGTCTTACTGTAATATGTGAATGA
- the abcb6a gene encoding ATP-binding cassette sub-family B member 6, translated as MVEMKSFCEAGVSMQQVWVEGGLTLCFYFTLVPCVLVTLSFLFGTILCVCYSRYGTEMEPKFIPRSRLYRLQVVLSVLLALQAPGWVVFRVVQGGELPGYAVLYGCLSTLGWIWAVILLRLERKRVLVRDRTRGHSAVMLLYWGVAFAAENLAFISWMSPQWWWGLETPNQQIEFAFWLLRYFGSGLLFLLGLKAPGLPRRPYMLLINEDERDVENGAQSLLGNSDESQSTWKDFGKKVRLLIPYMWPKGNILLQLLVLMCLTLLGAERAINVFVPIYYKNIVNQLTDGSSWKTLATTVCVYVFLKFLQGGGAGASGFVSNMRSFLWIRVQQYTNRVVQVRLFAHLHSLSLRWHLGRRTGDVLRSIDRGTSSINSLLSYIVFSILPTIADIVIAIIYFISNFNAWFGLIVFICMALYLTLTIIITEWRTKYRRDMNTQDNNAKSKAVDSLLNFETVKYYNAESYEVSRFEDAILKYQVSEWKTNASLAFLNQTQNLIIGSGLLAGSLLCAYFVTEGKFQVGDYVLFGTYIIQLYTPLNWFGTYYRMIQNSFIDMESMFKLFTEEEEVKDEVNAGSLHYRQGKVQFENVFFSYTQGKEILKDVSFTVQPGHTVALVGQSGSGKSTIIRLLFRFYDVQGGCIKIDGQDISKVKQSSLRAHIGVVPQDTVLFNDNIRNNIRYGRVTASDQEVEEAAIAADIHDKIITFPDGYETQVGERGLKLSGGEKQRVAIARTILKAPQIILLDEATSALDTQTERNIQASLAKVCTNRTSIVVAHRLSTIIGADMILVLSDGQIIERGRHEELLAKGGMYSDMWMKQQQAHDTDSASDSETKDRTSEKLQPPASTAGHKGH; from the exons atggTGGAGATGAAGAGTTTCTGTGAGGCAGGTGTCTCCATGCAGCAGGTCTGGGTGGAGGGCGGCCTGACCCTCTGCTTCTACTTCACCCTGGTGCCCTGCGTCCTGGTCACCCTCTCTTTTCTCTTCGGCACCATTCTGTGCGTATGCTACAGCCGTTATGGCACAGAGATGGAGCCCAAGTTCATCCCTCGCTCCAGACTCTATCGGCTCCAGGTGGTCCTGTCGGTGCTGCTCGCCCTGCAGGCTCCGGGCTGGGTGGTTTTCCGTGTCGTTCAGGGAGGAGAGCTGCCGGGATATGCGGTGCTGTACGGGTGCCTCTCAACGCTGGGATGGATCTGGGCCGTAATCTTGCTGAGGTTGGAGAGGAAGAGGGTTCTGGTGAGGGACAGAACCAGAGGACACAGTGCGGTCATGTTGCTGTACTGGGGTGTAGCTTTCGCAGCCGAAAACCTGGCGTTTATTTCGTGGATGAGCCCTCAGTGGTGGTGGGGTTTAGAGACTCCCAATCAGCAG ATCGAGTTCGCGTTCTGGCTTCTGCGATATTTCGGCTCGGGTTTGCTGTTCCTCTTAGGCCTCAAAGCTCCAGGGCTGCCACGTCGACCGTACATGCTTCTGATCAATGAAGATGAGCGTGATGTAGAGAATGGAGCGCAG TCTCTTTTGGGTAACTCTGATGAGAGTCAGTCTACATGGAAGGATTTTGGAAAGAAGGTGCGCCTCTTGATCCCATACATGTGGCCTAAAGGAAACATTCTGCTACAGCTGCTGGTTTTAATGTGTCTCACTCTGCTGGGAGCTGAACGGGCAATCAATGTGTTCGTGCCCATATACTACAAAAACATAG TGAACCAGTTAACAGACGGAAGCTCGTGGAAGACTTTAGCAACTACGGTGTGTGTTTACGTCTTCCTGAAGTTCCTGCAGGGTGGAGGAGCCG GTGCGTCTGGGTTCGTGAGTAACATGCGTTCCTTCCTGTGGATCCGGGTACAGCAGTACACTAATCGTGTGGTGCAGGTGCGTCTGTTCGCCCACCTGCACTCCCTTTCTCTCCGCTGGCACCTGGGTCGCCGAACTGGAGATGTTTTAAGAAGCATCGACAGAGGAACGTCCTCCATCAACAGCCTGCTGAG CTACATCGTATTCAGCATCCTCCCCACCATCGCTGACATTGTTATTGCGATCATCTATTTCATCTCTAATTTCAACGCCTGGTTCGGCCTCATAGTGTTCATTTGCATGGCCCTCTACCTCA CTCTTACCATCATTATCACCGAATGGAGGACAAAATACAGAAGAGACATGAACACGCAGGATAACAATGCGAAATCGAAAGCCGTGGACTCTTTATTGAACTTTGAAACA GTGAAATATTACAATGCAGAGAGTTACGAAGTCAGTCGCTTTGAGGATGCCATCCTCAAATATCAG gTATCGGAGTGGAAGACGAACGCTTCATTGGCCTTCTTGAATCAAACTCAAAATCTGATCATTGGCTCAGGGCTGCTGGCCGGATCTTTGCTTTGTGCTTACTTCGTAACCGAGGGCAAGTTTCAG GTTGGAGATTATGTGCTTTTTGGGACGTACATCATTCAGCTCTATACGCCTCTCAACTGGTTCGGAACGTACTATAG AATGATCCAGAACTCGTTCATTGATATGGAAAGCATGTTTAAACTCTTCACCGAGGAAGAGGAG GTAAAGGATGAAGTGAACGCGGGAAGCCTTCACTACAGACAGGGAAAAGTCCAGTTTGAAAATGTCTTTTTCAGCTATACGCAAGG cAAGGAAATTCTGAAAGATGTCTCTTTTACCGTACAGCCTGGTCATACAGTAGCACTT GTTGGTCAGTCCGGATCAGGGAAAAGCACCATCATTCGCCTGCTATTCCGTTTCTATGATGTTCAGGGAGGGTGTATAAAAATAGACGGTCAAGACATCTCAAAG GTGAAGCAGAGCTCTCTGCGTGCTCACATCGGCGTCGTTCCTCAGGACACCGTTCTGTTTAACGATAACATTCGAAATAACATCCGCTACGGTCGGGTTACAGCTAGCGACCAGGAGGTGGAGGAGGCGGCTATTGCTGCTGACATCCATGACAAAATCATTACTTTCCCTGATG GTTATGAAACTCAGGTGGGTGAAAGGGGTCTGAAGTTAAGTGGAGGAGAAAAGCAGCGAGTGGCTATCGCACGTACCATCCTCAAAGCACCACAGATCATACTCCTCGATGAG GCTACATCTGCTTTAGACACACAGACCGAACGAAACATTCAGGCCTCTTTAGCTAAAGTCTGCACCAACCGAACCAGCATCGTGGTTGCACACAG ATTGTCGACCATAATCGGAGCCGACATGATTCTTGTTCTCAGTGATGGGCAAATTATTGAAAGAGGAAG ACACGAGGAGCTGTTGGCAAAGGGAGGCATGTATTCAGATATGTGGATGAAACAGCAGCAGGCCCACGACACCGATTCAGCCTCCGATTCGGAGACTAAAGACAGAACTTCAGAGAAACTACAACCCCCAGCGTCCACCGCCGGCCACAAGGGTCACTAA